The following is a genomic window from Phaseolus vulgaris cultivar G19833 chromosome 6, P. vulgaris v2.0, whole genome shotgun sequence.
CATCACAGGTTGGGGACAAGAAAAGAGAAGGAGATAGCAATTGTGACGCATAGATCATTCTTGTTTCATACTCTATGTGCTTTTGGAAATTACAGCCATCACTTGGAGAAGAAAGAATTATCAAAGCCGTAAGTTCACCGATGCCTTGCATTGCATGTGGTTATTTGTTATTCACATCCTCTGGAGCTAACTGAGTTCGTTGTTTTGATTCTTTTTAAATGAAAACATATTGTTTAGTCATGGATTACTCTACAATTTAGTTCCCACCGGTTTTGTTTGCATCAGTTCAAAAAGTACTATTCCCGTTGTTTCATGTGGTGCCTTAAATTTTTAGACATGGGGTGACGTTCAAGTAACTGGCGCTTCTATGTACTCTTCGTTTTTGTACAGTAGGGAATAATTGTCTGGTTTCAACAATTCTTTGCAGCTTTGCCAACTGTGAGCTTCGCTCCATGGTCATTGTTGATCGGTATGAATACAtactaaataattttaagagcCTCCTTTCACCAGtcaggattttttttttatttatttcttaccTTGTAGTGTGACAGAATAGGATGACCACACAAATTCAGGCAAGATACCTGCAGGATGCTTAAAGAGGTTCTGCAGAAACTTTCATTTGACTCAGAAAATGCACCATACGGTATTTCATATTTCCCAAATTATGCTTAAAGTTGCTTCTGAGGTACTTGTCCAACCAACTCATTTTAAATCTACTCAGTATTGGCTCATCATCATAAGTAGACAAGTTGAAAATGCttgattatataaatattttctaaatttttaattggTTAATCAATGTTTTTAActgataaatttaaataaatgattaTCTATTTCTAATAAAGTTATCTATTgtaattaaaacataaattataaatattaatgatttaaattacaattttatcgtttatttgtatatttcaaataatataatataatatattaattttaaataaatagaaaaacagGTCGTGGAACTAGACTTTTAGCTCGTCAGAATGGTGGACTGATTAGTTTAAAAATATCGATCCATCTTATAATAGATGTTTCTTTCCGCACTCCCAACAAATTTACCAACAACCCAATTATTTGGAAAAGactattttttcctttttaaaaatgGCATCTACATTAGTTTTTCCAGAATATTTTCAAGTATGTTATCCAAAATTCAGGAAATATATTTCTGGTTTTTCATAATAAAACTTTTCAGAAcgtatttataaacttttaggatgttttttttaaaataaattttccataatatatttttgaaggAGTTTTCCAAAATAATAACGAATTAAATAagactttcttttttttatctaattgaTGAACTGCAGAAAGAAATCCCCAACCCCCCTTATTATATCAGTGGTAGGCTGATGGACCCCCCGAATCACTTTGTTATTTGCCATTTCTAACTAATGCTTAACAGTGTGGTAAATATGAAATACAATGGGCATATTACTTTTCACTTGTGATTTTTTAAATGatgtttgattttgtttttaaattattactaCCCTTCTCTGCATAAATTATTTCCTAAAAACTTATCAAATCATAAATTGTTCAGATAAATGGGATGCCCGGAATATGAAAGCACAGAGCATTTGCTCATAAATCTAAAAACTTATCAAATCATAAATTGTTCGGAGAAATGGGATGCCCGGAATATGAAAGCACAATGCATTTGGTATATGGATGCCAATTCCCAAAAAATAAATCCAGCCTTCAGAATATCTTCGCTTCAGTTGGCCTTCAGAACATCATAATATGACGCGGGCTTTTTCTTTGTCTCGCCGCAGAGTTTCTGAATAAGTTAGGAAGAACttaaacaacaaaaaaacataataacaaaaCATGTAAAATGACAAAATAAGTGGGGAGGCCTTATTAAAATATACGAACCTCAACTTCAGAGGCTACCCGCAGAATAGTAGCTTCCGCCCATGGTCCACCCATTATTTGCAAACCTATTGGAAGTCCCTCTTTATCGTAACCAACCTGCACACAAAACATTTTAGTCCAATAAATAAACTGCATATATATGATAAGTATTCACTTTATTTAGATTAACTTCTAGTTTATCGAAACTTCTCAAttgaaacaaatattaatttcCAAGTTACAACACTCCTTGTAAAATATTATGGAGAAGACAAAAGTTCAGCATTGATTCAATTAAGTTGATTTTAACAAATGTAAGGAGCAAAATTATTGGAGATCCCATATTAACTAGAGATTaagatatttcattttttataagtcaattttataaagttgagttaagcttaaagttcgGTTTTTAACatggtattagagtcatttaaagtttatcctaacaataattttttagacaACTCACCTTATAGGTcaagttttataaggttgagttgggcttaaagtttattttttaacaaaaattcattttacttcatgatttattttattttcttctcttataAACCTTTGGTGAGAAATTTATCCAAACTGACTAAATATTGTTCAAAATTAGCTATAATAATGGCATTTACTTTCATAACGAAATAACAAACATTATTCATCACTGATTGATTTCACTCTCACTCACCGGGACAGAAATGGCAGGCAGTCCCAGAAGATTTGCAGGAACAACGAACTGCATAAGGTtagctgaaaaaaaaaactgagttAACATATGTAAAGAGACAAGTTATTATAATAAGCAGAGTAGTCGCATGACATTTTACTTCGACCGGTCAAGAATGATTTTGTTCTAATAAGGAAAAATGAATCAAGATATCATTGTCTCATTACAAACCCAATCCGAAAATTTAAAAGATGTTTTGTACTTAAGCCTGCTCGAATGGAGTCACACAATGTTCAGTGTAAATAATTGCCACCAACATTCAACTTGAGATTCTTCTACTCATGATAAAATAGTTTATGGATTCAAAGTCTTACGGCTATAGTTGGTGACACTTTTATTTTGTTAACCTACAAGTCCAAAGATCATTAACTCATGTTCTATCAACGGACAAGTTTACTTCGGGCAATACTTACATAAATTCCTCATATTCTTATTACTAAGCtctcaaattaaataataacgaATAAATTTACCTTTTTAATTCTAGGTCATTGTTAAGGCTATGTAATGTGAGAAAACCATCCACATGTCATCGTTTGATTTAAAAACTTAACAAGgattataacaaaaataagtGCAAGTTTAGACACTTCAGATACAGTtttccaataaaaaataaagtcttATCTCGTAACCCATTTAATTAAGGTTGACATTTAAGGTTTTCATTAGTTACCGGagaaacattaattttaattagagaagaCCGAAAATGCTTACAAAATTGTACTTTGTCCTTTATATTATTAGACTGCAACAGTGTATGATATCggatataaaattaattacaatgCTGCAATGGAAATCATTTCAGAAGAAAAATATCATGAAGCTGTGACTTAAAAAGGTGACGCTAATTGATTACCTGTAGTCTGCATATCTGTTTCACCACTTTTAAGAGCACTAGGAGGTATTCTGGGTGCTGTCATGCTGTTATAAACAAAAGACAGTTCAGGTGCAGTTCCTCCATATCTAGTATTccagccaaaacaccaaaaccTTACATCCAAAATAAGatgttgaatttttatttttttttgtgtcaATGATCTTTGTTTTTCAGTCCCATCCTCCCCAAAATTATCCATAAATACAACCCACTAGAGCTGCCACTAATATAACAGACCTGAGACGATCATATCTGATAGGACCGTTTGTCTTTCAATCTTTTTATTTCTTGGATGGAAGAAACATGACTTGAgggtaaaaatagaaaagaagaaCAAATGAGTCGTGGGTTCAGGTGTCTTTCCatttaacaaaattaacatattaacaattaatattcatctataaaaaaataagtatattttttatactatcGTGAAAATATAGCTATTTTCATACCAATAATGCCATCAAACATATATACCGTTATCCATACTGTCAAAAACTAATTTCCAAGCCATTCAAAGAATTATAGAAAAAAAGCAAATCCGCTTAAATGAACTGAATAATTGCAGGGGTCCTTTACACTAAGGAGTACTCTACCATGTTATACATACCCAGTGGTCGGAGTTACTATGACATCCACTTTCTTGAAAATCTCCATGTGGTAATACATATTCCTTCGTCTGAAACATTTACCATAAATTTTAGAATCTACATACACAATTTCTAGTATGGTTTACATTAGTCAGTCTGTTCTGACGgttattaatttaaaagattgaaaaattatattttgacacCCTTTATAAAATACAATTACTTGACATCTTTATTATAATGGTATGATAATATAATACTTAAAAATTATCTTGTTAATTTAAacattcatattattatattattataacaagTTTTTAAGTACTTGTATACAAAACAAAGGGTGTCAAGATATCATTACAATTGTAATATATCATTTTCCAAGGTCATGAGTAAGTACAGGAACATATGTTTGTCATGTTTATTATAAAGTCTTCTCTCACCTGATACATTGGGCTGCAACATAATCTGCTGCTGTAAATGACCGAAAAAGAGCCAAACTTGTCCGAGTATCATATGCCAATTTTACACCTTTCCTACGGAAGCAAAGAAATAGAGGAAGCCACGATAAACTTCTATAGGCACGGCCTAATATTAACGACTTTTAATAACAGACTAGAAGGTGTCTTTTAACAATTTGGACTACAAAATGAAATTACCAGGCTTCAGTATATACTCAAACATACCCGTCTTCACAATCAGGATTCAGCGAACATAAGCATTCAGAGCCAATAGAAACGACATGCGCAGTTCGCATCTCAAGAAGCTCTGGTATAACAATTTCTATAATCTTCAAATAAATATACACTACTTAGCGCTGTTTAAATCTATCATGCTAGTGTATTAAATGATAGAATGATGAACTTACTTCACAACCATGCTCCTTTGACAGTAGATTAAGTGCATCCTCGCATTTATCGGATATTTCAGTTGAATGCACGTCATTAAACCACTTCAcaagaataaatatattatttagaaaaaGTATGTCACATAAAACTGCACAAAATCTATTTTGAAAGGATAAGGTAATTACCGGAGTGTACTTTCCTATTCTTAAAAATCCCAAGGCATTTGAATGGTCATTGGATGACAGAGTTGGCAAACAAGGTGGTGACTACAATAAACACAAAAATATATGCATCAAACTTACTCACTAATAGCTAAGTTTTGTATAGAGAATAAAGTATAGAAAAACACACTCGAGTTGGTTTAGTACTTCGTATGTCATATACACATCCATAACATAGAATTATAggtctaaaaaatattatttagaaaGAGTAGCAGTACAAGGGAAGCGTAAAATGTTATTATAGGTACAGGTTTACTTGGTTATGGCTGGGACACAGAAATTGTCAACGTCACGGTAATCTACTCTCCTAGGTTTGATACATCTCCTTTTCAGTTAGTGCTTTTAAATGACTGGGGTCAATGTTCCAAAGTTGGACCCTAGTTTTTCTTGTCACTAATTTTGTTATGAAAAAACGATTTGgctttatttaatgaaaaattacTTGAAGAGACTAACTCAATCCACAAAATTAGCTATGTAGTTCCTTCTTGAATTTAGGCTTGTGACCTAATTCAACACAATTAAACCAGTTTTTGAGATGAGAATTGTCCAAGCCTTATAAGAATTACCTTGGTCACATCTTTAGGCAATTAATGTACTCGAGGTTGCAGTTCAGGCAGCTCAAAGAGGCCATAATAAGGCAGGCTTAGGGTGACTAATTAAGGCAATTttccaacaacaacaacaaaacttACCGGTCTTAAACTGATTCTATTTGCAGGCGACGCTCCCAACATTGCCGCATACCTGAATCATTAGGACCAAAAGATCTGTTATATATCTTTAAGAAATCAAGCCATAGTTATAAGGGTTTTATACTTGATATCAACAACTGAATTTCTAAACCAAACAGCTTGAAGTCCACATGCACGTGTAAAGTTGAGAGCAGTCAAGTAAAATGAAAGAGTTAGTCTGAAAAAGGTAGCATAAAAGAGAAAGTGAGAAGTATGCATTGCATACACTAGCATGACGTCCTCCACTGATGAAGCAATAGGACCAATAATTTCCACAGTCCCAGAATCGCATAATGACCTGtaaataaaaccaaaacagGTGAATGCTCAATACATAACAACTTTAGCTAGCCAAACACTACAATGTTTTCTAATACAACTAAATATTTAGTTTCCATATCCTTTTTAATTCTAACCAATTGAATAGAGAACACCAATGCCATCTGATGGTATATTGAATAAGAAGCTAAAAGATGAAAACAGAGGCATTTTCAATGTAATAGATTAAATTGTTGATTTTCCCCCTCATAGTCATGAGGTATTTGGCTCATATATTTTAAGTCTAATACAACAAACTTTCTTCAATTAGCCATAAAGGAGTTTCTTCAACATCTTGTTAACTATGTTTTCAACCATGGTTTTCTTCTTCCTTGACCAAACTTCTCAGGGTTGTCTTTGATATGAATGCCCAGGGAGAAAATAGTAATTTCATTTCACAGTCAGAATAGAAAATGGTCAAAATCCTGACCCCAACTAATAGGAATAGGATCACAAATCATAATTGTTGCTACAATGTGgtacaaaatacaaaaaaaaaaacttttttgaaGAGCAAATACTAGACATAAAGAGCTAGTAATGATTGATCCATCGCATAGTACAAGAAATTACCCCTCCATGCTTGTCCGCCCATATGTCGTCTTCAATCCCACCACACCACAAAGGGAAGAAGGAATACGGATTGAACCTGCCGTTttccaaaaattttaaaaatatattgcataaaaaatttgccaaaaaattagtttaatacaTTAGATTTGTACAACCTCCACCATCAGTTCCCAATGCAGCAGAACATATTCCAGAAGCAACAATTGCAGCTGGACCTGAAGAAGATCCACCAGTATACCGATCAGGTGCATGAGGATTTCTTGCAGTTCTGCAACTCAAGAAAAATCAGTTGAGTAATCAACGGAGGTAGATTCTGATGAACACTAAAAAATACAAgcaaaccaaaacagttttcaatgtTATGTAAGATTCACGGAAATTACTGGTGTGGAAAACTATCCTTTAATTCCTAGAGGCCTTTGACACGTGTCCTTGTGATAGAAACTTCTTCTCAGTTCACATAACTAGGGAATCAGGCCCAGTAATTGCATAAAACTGAGAAAGAAATAACagaaaacaaagaagaaaagacaatGCAGGTCATTTGACAGACCTTTAACCTCACATCCAATTCCGCACTCAACTCCTGTTTACCACCCCAACCTCACTCCCTTCCTTCCTTTTAGTCCCTTCAACAGATTCCTTACTGCCCCTAACTGTCACATTGGCAGATTCCCTTACACATGCTCTCTTCATTTTAAACGAGGGTGCAATCCCCTGCTACTCTTCTACTTCTTTATATAATAATTGACACAACTTCGTTATGAGACAGAGTCTATTATGTTGCCATATCACATTTTGTACCTTTCAATAATGTTTCTTATGTTTCAAacaaaaaagatgaaaaacaagtGAAGTGAATGACAACACAAAGACATTTGTTAACATATTAGATAAATATATGGAAAGAAGGAAGAATGGGCTAAATTTAAAACCTGTAAATATATTAGGAAAAGCAAGAAAAAATCATTATGCAGATAGTGACATCAAGATTTAAATTAACATATTATAAACTTACCCATAATTAGGATTATTTCCTGTTGTACCCATTCCTAACTCATGCATATTTGCTTTCCCTACGAATATGACACCGCAGCTTCGCAGTCTTGAAACACAGACTGCATCCTTCTTTACAGTACGTACCTCATGCATCCATGTCGATGCTCCTGTCATCATCAGAAGAAAATTCAAAGGCTTTTTTCAATTACTTGGACAAAATATGATGCCAAGATATACATGAACTTAGACGGGATATACTTACCCTTAGATGGATGAGGATAACAATCGATGTCATCTTTGATGGCCATAAAAATTCCATCCAATATCGACAATGGATTTCCTACATGATCAAAGTCCAAGAATATAACTTGCGTAACTGTGTGTCTGTTCCCACCATGTCTCAACATAATCATGTGTGAAAGATTTAGGTAAGCATCAGAATCATACAAGATTACCTGCTTCAAACCTCTGAGTAGATGCTGCCGCCTGCTCTCGGACTTCCTCAGCTACAAAGGATATCAATAGTGGTATAGGAGGTTTATTTCCTCCATTCTCCTCTATAATGGAGATTATGTGCTCGGCAACCTATAAATTCCAAGCGAAATTGTTTcattttacaatttaatttgaataaagaGAAGACAAAACTGTACTCAGTTGATGGCAACAAAATGTGACATACCAAGGATGGGGTTACTTTTCTAGATCGATAAGCATGAGCATAGTCGCGTATTTTCCAGTACCGAAAGGATGCATGTGAATTTTCCAAAAATTCAGCAGCATCATAATGTGGAAGACACTTCAAGGCAGACACAACTCGATCTTCAGGTCTCCCATCTTCTTCAAGGACAACAACACCAGGTTCCGTTTCTAAAGTAACATTACAAACATCAAGGAGGGTTATATAATAAGCAAGCATCCTCGAATGTAAGGCAAATAATTTGACACAATTACTAATATCCATTATTATCTAAGGGAAATTTGTTCCTCCTATCCCATTCTAATTGTCTTAAAGAACTTCAAATTTAAGTAAATCCAACATATAAACCCACCAACAATTTAAGCATACAATTATACTATTAAGACTGCAATATTGAAAAGAAACAATTCATTCACAGATGAGGAGAGGGAGCCACCTTGAGGTGGATATTCAGGCTTAAACATGGGTTCCTCAGGTATCACAGTGTGCTGCAATATCTGTcataataagaaagaaaaataaacggACAACATATAGTCAATTTGCAATGCTACTGTCGAGCACACGCAACTGAAGTATTGTTCATAAACAACAATGACAAACTGAAACAAAACACCTTTAACCATGAGACATAAGAATAAGACATTAGTCACTAATTTCAGCTACAAAACACACACCTTGTCAATTTTATTTTGCTTCTTCAAAACATTAATGATCATAGGGCCGATCAGCGGAAGTTCAAGTATCCTCACAAATAATCTAAACACAAATCCAGTCAAATGCGGAGCTGcaagaaataaataaacaaacaaaagaaagaaagaaagaaaatggaaTCAGATGTTAGTATCAGAAACTGCAAAATCAGCATGATTGCAGAATAAGCCAGTTAAATTACCTTGAACCACTTCACGTTCGTACTTAATTGAGGACAAGTCAACGTCCTTAGCCGGCAACATTACACGTTTTTTCCCCATCTTCAGAGATTTCGAAACACCGACGATCCTCTTCTTTCAACTTCGTAACTGAATTCAAACCTTGAAAAATAAAACGAAACAAGTAAATTGGAATCGGCGGGAGAAGAAACGACGAAAGCGAAAAAGGAAGTAGGAAATTGCAATTGCAGAGCGAAACCTATTAAATTGTGATTTGAGCGATGAAGTAAAGAAAGTGATCGTAACCTTTTTCATTTGTAGGGAAGCGTCGATGGTTCTGTGAGTTCGGCCATGTCACTGTCTTGTGGATGTTGTTTCATAAATGCTCTTATCACAAAAACCACGTTTCCATATTCAAATCTTTCTTACGGTTGGTGAAACCAACTAATCTATTAAAGTCGTGTACCTTGGCTTTGAGTGTTGTAAATTCTACATAACATAAAGACCTGTAATCTGTATAATATAAacatctatatattatataattatataaattaataaaaatgtctTTTCATagttaattcaaaaaaaaatattatttattttcataattataataaaattttatataataaatttaaaattttaaaaaaattaatgtaatttttcttttttaaaactatattacaataatttgaattataaaaatctaacaaatatttttaaattaaaattttacctTCTAGTTATCTATGAGTGTAGTATTCAATACGTATAATTTAAAAGAtgtgtttataaaattaaaactttatcTTCTACCGTATTGTATGAGAGTATTATATGAGTATAGTATTGAATacgtataatttaaaatacgtGTTAAAAACTTATAGATTATAAATATGAGATTAAATTCttagttattttataattacctcaaatatattttttaatccccataaaataattgtgttttgattttggTAGTGCAGTATTTAACCAGAAGTTAATTCAGTatttcaaatataatatcagtaaaaagttatatattaggaaaaaaaaatttcagCAGGATAAGTAATACgaaccaaaattttaaattttaaaatttttaaaaaatcataaatcaaaattcataattcataattcataattttagaaaaactaaaaacaatgtCAAATTTGACCTAATAAAagaatagaaactaaaattttgAAGTAATATAAACATGAGTAAGACTTTATAATTATACTTAATATTCATATTCGTGTATCTgtcttcaaatattttttaaactagtAT
Proteins encoded in this region:
- the LOC137832722 gene encoding fatty acid amide hydrolase, with product MGKKRVMLPAKDVDLSSIKYEREVVQAPHLTGFVFRLFVRILELPLIGPMIINVLKKQNKIDKILQHTVIPEEPMFKPEYPPQETEPGVVVLEEDGRPEDRVVSALKCLPHYDAAEFLENSHASFRYWKIRDYAHAYRSRKVTPSLVAEHIISIIEENGGNKPPIPLLISFVAEEVREQAAASTQRFEAGNPLSILDGIFMAIKDDIDCYPHPSKGASTWMHEVRTVKKDAVCVSRLRSCGVIFVGKANMHELGMGTTGNNPNYGTARNPHAPDRYTGGSSSGPAAIVASGICSAALGTDGGGSIRIPSSLCGVVGLKTTYGRTSMEGSLCDSGTVEIIGPIASSVEDVMLVYAAMLGASPANRISLRPSPPCLPTLSSNDHSNALGFLRIGKYTPWFNDVHSTEISDKCEDALNLLSKEHGCEIIEIVIPELLEMRTAHVVSIGSECLCSLNPDCEDGKGVKLAYDTRTSLALFRSFTAADYVAAQCIRRRNMYYHMEIFKKVDVIVTPTTGMTAPRIPPSALKSGETDMQTTANLMQFVVPANLLGLPAISVPVGYDKEGLPIGLQIMGGPWAEATILRVASEVEKLCGETKKKPASYYDVLKAN